The proteins below are encoded in one region of Sulfitobacter sp. SK012:
- the phnD gene encoding phosphate/phosphite/phosphonate ABC transporter substrate-binding protein, with translation MKLMNALLSGAAVALAFSFAGPAAAQDCPRGDLDKRFCDVDGDLVADTPTDPADQVDPDTLIFAYTPVEDPAVYKEAWSDFLTHLEKETGKSVVFFPVQNNAAQIEAMRSGRLHIAGFNTGSNPLAVNCAGFNPFTIMASKDGNFGYEMEIITYPGSGIDKVEDIKGKQLAFTSPTSNSGFKAPSAILKGDFDMLPERDFEPVYSGKHDNSILGVANKDYMAASIANSVKARMISRDVIKADDVKVIYKSQTFPTTGFGTAHNLTPELKDNIRNAFFSFEWEGTSLQAEFEKSNEGQFLPMTYEVFWEVIRKIDTANGVSYACE, from the coding sequence ATGAAACTTATGAACGCTCTTTTGTCTGGTGCAGCAGTCGCACTGGCATTTTCTTTTGCTGGCCCCGCGGCGGCACAGGATTGTCCACGTGGTGATCTCGACAAACGCTTTTGCGATGTCGACGGCGATTTGGTCGCCGATACACCCACAGATCCCGCCGATCAGGTGGATCCGGACACACTGATTTTTGCCTATACACCGGTAGAAGATCCAGCTGTCTACAAAGAGGCTTGGTCCGATTTTCTGACCCACCTGGAAAAAGAGACCGGCAAATCGGTTGTCTTCTTTCCGGTACAGAATAACGCGGCCCAAATCGAAGCAATGCGCTCAGGACGGTTGCATATCGCTGGCTTTAACACCGGCTCTAACCCGCTGGCTGTGAACTGTGCTGGTTTTAATCCGTTCACGATTATGGCGTCCAAGGACGGCAATTTCGGCTACGAGATGGAAATCATCACCTATCCAGGGTCCGGGATTGATAAGGTCGAAGACATTAAGGGCAAGCAACTTGCCTTTACATCGCCCACGTCGAACTCAGGCTTCAAAGCCCCATCGGCAATCCTGAAGGGTGATTTCGACATGCTGCCAGAGCGGGACTTCGAACCGGTCTATTCAGGCAAACACGACAATTCGATCCTCGGCGTTGCCAACAAAGACTATATGGCGGCTTCAATCGCCAACTCGGTCAAGGCAAGAATGATCAGCCGTGATGTCATCAAGGCCGACGACGTCAAGGTGATCTACAAATCGCAGACCTTCCCGACGACTGGATTTGGTACCGCGCATAATCTCACACCTGAACTGAAGGACAACATTCGTAATGCGTTCTTCAGCTTTGAGTGGGAGGGCACGTCGCTACAGGCAGAATTCGAGAAATCGAACGAAGGCCAGTTCCTGCCGATGACCTACGAGGTCTTCTGGGAAGTGATCCGCAAGATTGATACCGCAAATGGCGTAAGCTACGCCTGCGAGTAA
- a CDS encoding adenosylcobalamin-dependent ribonucleoside-diphosphate reductase encodes MSRFSAPIAEQIWDMKYRFKAADGTPKDISVEDTWQRIANDLAQVENDKSSWEKKFYEALEDFKYLPAGRITAGAGTARRVTLFNCFVMGTVPDSMGGIFDMLKEAALTMQQGGGIGYDFSTIRPKGADVLGVSADASGPLSFMDVWDAMCRTIMSAGSRRGAMMATMRCDHPDVEDFIAAKSDAARLRMFNMSVLITDPFMDAVKADGPWDLKFNETVYRTVQARDLWNRIMKATYEFAEPGVIFIDRINAANNLSYCETIAATNPCGEQPLPPYGACLLGSINMARLVSDPFEDAAALDQDALSELVATAVRMMDNVVDVSKFPLPEQEREAKAKRRIGLGVTGLADALLMVGLRYGSDEAAAQTEAWLKAIARAAYLASVDLAKEKGAFPLFDAEAFLASGTMLQMDEDVRDAIREHGIRNALLTSIAPTGTISLYAGNVSSGIEPVFAYAYKRKVLQKDGTRTEEEVVDYAVQLWRELKGDTPLPDYFVNAQTLAPLEHVKMQAAAQKWVDSSISKTINCPEDISFDAFKDVYMEAWDTGCKGCTTYRPNDVTGSVLTVSDEAPEVVSTNGEEPAMPHGDVIYMSEPLDRPSELEGNTYKVKWPDSEHAIYITINDIVIGGRRRPFEVFINSKNMEHFAWTVALTRMISAVFRRGGDVSFVVEELKAVFDPRGGAWMAGKYIPSILAAIGGVIEQHMIATGFIAGEGMGLKSDPQAKVVGLDAPRGKACSSCGQFELRMVEGCMTCGSCGYSKCG; translated from the coding sequence ATGTCCCGTTTTTCCGCCCCTATTGCCGAACAGATCTGGGATATGAAGTACCGCTTCAAAGCAGCGGATGGCACGCCAAAAGACATAAGCGTCGAGGATACTTGGCAGCGCATCGCGAATGATCTGGCACAGGTCGAAAACGACAAAAGCAGCTGGGAAAAAAAGTTCTACGAAGCGCTTGAAGATTTCAAATATTTGCCTGCGGGACGCATCACGGCGGGAGCAGGAACTGCACGCCGTGTGACGCTGTTTAACTGCTTTGTTATGGGGACCGTTCCTGACAGCATGGGCGGTATTTTCGACATGCTCAAAGAAGCGGCATTGACCATGCAGCAGGGCGGCGGAATTGGGTATGATTTCTCGACCATCCGTCCCAAGGGCGCGGATGTACTGGGCGTGTCGGCGGATGCTTCTGGCCCGTTGAGCTTTATGGATGTGTGGGACGCGATGTGCCGCACGATCATGTCCGCAGGCTCACGCCGGGGCGCAATGATGGCAACGATGCGTTGTGATCACCCTGATGTAGAGGATTTCATTGCCGCCAAATCTGACGCTGCGCGGCTTCGGATGTTCAACATGTCCGTGCTGATTACCGACCCCTTCATGGATGCGGTCAAGGCGGATGGGCCTTGGGATCTGAAATTTAACGAGACGGTCTACAGGACTGTTCAGGCCCGTGATCTGTGGAACCGGATCATGAAGGCCACTTATGAGTTTGCCGAGCCTGGTGTGATTTTCATCGACCGGATCAACGCGGCTAACAATCTTAGCTATTGCGAAACGATTGCTGCGACGAACCCCTGTGGCGAGCAGCCATTGCCGCCTTATGGTGCATGTCTCTTAGGCTCAATCAACATGGCGCGCCTTGTTAGCGATCCGTTTGAAGATGCCGCGGCCCTTGATCAAGACGCGCTGAGCGAATTGGTCGCTACTGCCGTGCGGATGATGGACAACGTCGTGGATGTCTCCAAGTTCCCGCTTCCGGAGCAGGAGCGTGAAGCAAAGGCGAAGCGCCGGATCGGGCTTGGTGTGACTGGGCTGGCGGATGCTCTGCTTATGGTCGGGCTACGCTACGGCTCTGACGAAGCGGCAGCACAAACCGAGGCATGGCTCAAGGCCATCGCCCGCGCGGCCTATCTGGCGAGCGTCGATCTGGCCAAAGAAAAGGGTGCTTTTCCGTTGTTTGATGCTGAGGCATTTTTGGCCTCTGGCACAATGCTGCAGATGGATGAAGATGTGCGCGATGCGATCCGTGAACACGGCATTCGTAACGCGCTGCTGACCTCAATTGCGCCGACCGGCACGATCAGCCTTTATGCTGGGAACGTCAGCTCGGGCATCGAGCCGGTTTTTGCTTATGCTTACAAACGCAAAGTTCTGCAGAAAGATGGCACTCGGACTGAAGAAGAAGTCGTCGATTACGCTGTCCAACTGTGGCGTGAGCTTAAGGGCGATACACCATTGCCGGACTACTTCGTTAACGCTCAGACGCTGGCCCCGCTGGAGCACGTCAAAATGCAGGCAGCTGCACAAAAATGGGTCGACTCGAGCATTTCCAAGACCATCAACTGCCCCGAGGACATCAGCTTTGACGCGTTCAAAGATGTCTACATGGAGGCATGGGATACCGGGTGCAAAGGCTGTACGACCTACCGTCCCAATGACGTGACCGGTTCGGTTCTGACCGTATCCGATGAAGCCCCAGAAGTTGTCAGCACCAACGGCGAAGAGCCTGCGATGCCCCATGGCGACGTGATCTATATGTCTGAACCGCTCGATCGTCCCAGCGAGCTTGAAGGCAACACCTATAAAGTCAAATGGCCTGACAGTGAGCATGCGATTTATATTACGATCAATGACATCGTGATTGGGGGCCGCCGCCGTCCGTTCGAAGTGTTCATCAACTCTAAAAATATGGAGCATTTTGCTTGGACGGTTGCTCTTACGCGCATGATTTCAGCAGTGTTCCGGCGCGGCGGTGATGTGTCGTTTGTTGTAGAAGAACTCAAAGCCGTGTTCGACCCACGTGGTGGCGCGTGGATGGCAGGGAAATACATCCCCTCAATTCTTGCAGCGATCGGCGGCGTGATCGAACAACATATGATCGCGACAGGGTTTATCGCCGGCGAAGGTATGGGACTTAAGTCCGACCCGCAGGCCAAAGTCGTTGGCCTTGACGCCCCACGCGGCAAGGCATGTTCAAGCTGCGGTCAGTTTGAATTGCGTATGGTCGAGGGTTGCATGACATGCGGCAGCTGCGGCTACAGTAAATGCGGGTAA
- a CDS encoding DUF1489 family protein translates to MAKTVNLIKLSVGSENVEDMIEWQSNKRAQAPDGLPRHVTRMWPKRGDEIINGGSIYWVVKGVIQCRQRVERLDEYFGTDGIRRCAIVLNPDLIRTQGSLKRPFQGWRYLATADAPPDLPKGRENEDVLPIELNRALAEIGVL, encoded by the coding sequence ATGGCTAAAACTGTCAACCTTATAAAGCTCTCAGTCGGCTCTGAAAACGTCGAAGATATGATTGAATGGCAATCAAACAAACGCGCACAAGCACCCGATGGACTGCCCCGTCACGTCACACGGATGTGGCCAAAGCGTGGGGACGAAATCATCAATGGCGGTTCGATTTACTGGGTCGTAAAGGGTGTAATACAGTGCCGACAGCGGGTTGAGCGACTGGATGAATATTTCGGCACAGACGGGATTCGCCGCTGCGCCATCGTTCTAAACCCCGACCTGATCCGTACCCAAGGAAGCCTGAAACGCCCCTTCCAAGGATGGCGTTATCTTGCCACGGCAGATGCTCCGCCCGATCTGCCAAAAGGGCGCGAAAATGAAGATGTCCTGCCAATAGAGCTTAACCGTGCATTGGCTGAAATCGGGGTCCTGTAA
- the hisG gene encoding ATP phosphoribosyltransferase, whose product MTLKLGVPSKGRLMEKTFDWFGARGITLRRSGSDREYAGAVDGIGGVSLVLLSAGEIPRELATGHLHLGVTGTDLIHEKLPLWEQMVEPVEELNFGHADLILAVPMAWVDVDTLDDLDAVAAAFRARHGHRLRIATKYHRLVREFMRQGGVADYSLVDSQGATEGTVANETAEAIADITSSGETLRANHLKILSDGLMLRSQATLWRSRVAELDDAQLNTLESLMKRLDAGA is encoded by the coding sequence ATGACGCTCAAACTCGGTGTGCCGTCCAAGGGGCGGCTGATGGAAAAGACGTTTGACTGGTTTGGTGCGCGTGGCATCACCTTGCGCCGCAGCGGATCTGACCGTGAATACGCCGGCGCAGTTGACGGTATTGGCGGTGTATCGCTGGTGCTGCTTTCGGCAGGCGAAATCCCGCGTGAGCTTGCTACAGGCCATCTGCATTTGGGTGTCACCGGTACTGACTTGATCCATGAAAAACTGCCCCTGTGGGAGCAGATGGTGGAGCCGGTCGAAGAGTTGAATTTCGGTCATGCGGATCTGATTTTGGCAGTGCCCATGGCTTGGGTGGATGTCGATACCCTTGATGATCTTGATGCGGTTGCAGCTGCCTTTCGAGCGCGACATGGGCACCGCTTACGGATCGCGACGAAATACCACCGTTTGGTTCGGGAATTCATGCGCCAGGGAGGCGTCGCGGACTATTCGTTGGTCGACAGCCAAGGCGCGACCGAAGGCACCGTCGCAAATGAGACGGCAGAGGCGATTGCTGACATCACCTCAAGCGGCGAGACGCTGCGTGCGAACCATTTGAAAATTTTAAGTGACGGGTTGATGCTGCGCAGCCAAGCGACGCTTTGGCGCAGCCGAGTAGCTGAGCTAGATGATGCGCAATTAAATACGCTTGAGAGCTTGATGAAGCGCCTAGACGCAGGGGCATAA
- a CDS encoding ATP phosphoribosyltransferase regulatory subunit, protein MPTRAQTNAKAAALRAIFEAQGAVPVEPPILQPAETLLDLYGEDIRARAYVTSDALRGEQMLRPDYTVPVVQMHMAHGAEPARYTYAGEVFRRQEHDPSRTNEYVQVGYEVFERADPASADAEVFALIAGALRGLPVRAVTGDIGLLMAAVSGLDTTPARKGALMRHIWRPRRFRALLERFSGRTPVAAARSELLAGGGNCDAPLTGKRTGAEIDARVVALKADAAAPPISAREVDLIETLLDIRGQMPAALSRLHDLAVDLPTITAAVARIEARQEALRARDVDVGTLVFEASYGRSSMEYYDGFVFGFRAEDRADLPNVASGGRYDALTRRLGDGVEIPAVGGVMRPGLLLELEGVA, encoded by the coding sequence ATGCCGACACGCGCGCAAACGAATGCCAAGGCCGCGGCCTTGCGCGCTATTTTTGAAGCGCAAGGTGCGGTCCCGGTCGAGCCCCCAATTCTGCAACCAGCGGAAACGCTTCTTGATCTTTATGGCGAGGATATTCGCGCGCGCGCCTACGTTACCAGCGATGCGCTGCGCGGGGAGCAAATGCTGCGGCCTGATTACACTGTTCCCGTTGTGCAGATGCACATGGCCCATGGCGCGGAGCCTGCGCGCTATACCTACGCGGGCGAAGTTTTTCGCCGACAAGAACACGACCCTAGCCGCACCAATGAGTATGTGCAGGTTGGGTATGAGGTGTTTGAACGTGCTGATCCCGCTTCAGCGGATGCCGAAGTATTTGCGCTGATCGCGGGTGCGTTGCGCGGTCTTCCCGTGCGTGCGGTGACAGGTGATATCGGGCTTTTGATGGCGGCCGTTTCTGGGCTGGATACAACGCCGGCCCGCAAGGGAGCGCTTATGCGCCACATCTGGCGACCTCGTCGGTTTCGCGCATTGCTGGAGCGTTTTTCAGGGCGCACCCCGGTGGCTGCAGCACGTTCTGAGTTGCTGGCAGGTGGAGGCAATTGCGACGCGCCGCTGACGGGCAAAAGAACAGGTGCCGAGATTGACGCCCGCGTCGTTGCCCTCAAGGCAGACGCCGCCGCACCTCCGATTTCTGCGCGTGAAGTAGATCTGATCGAAACTCTTTTGGATATCCGCGGCCAGATGCCTGCTGCGCTAAGCAGATTGCATGATTTGGCCGTCGATTTACCCACGATCACAGCGGCCGTGGCCCGGATTGAGGCACGCCAAGAAGCCCTGCGTGCACGCGACGTCGATGTAGGCACGCTGGTATTTGAGGCAAGCTACGGTCGATCTTCGATGGAATATTACGACGGTTTCGTATTTGGATTTCGTGCTGAAGATCGTGCTGACTTGCCAAATGTGGCCAGCGGCGGGCGCTATGATGCACTGACACGCCGATTGGGCGATGGGGTAGAAATCCCCGCTGTGGGCGGTGTAATGCGCCCGGGCCTTTTGCTGGAACTGGAGGGCGTGGCATGA
- the hisS gene encoding histidine--tRNA ligase: MAKPKKTPRPKAETPKGFRDYFGAEVTQRADMLAKIASVYSRYGFDALESAGVETVEALGKFLPDVDRPNEGVFAWQEDAEADKPGDWLALRYDLTAPLARVYAQHRNDLPTPYRRYAMGPVWRNEKPGPGRFRQFYQCDADTVGASSVAADAEICAMLADCLEEVGIERGDYIVRVNNRKVLSGVMEVAGLSGDDKEAERGIVLRAIDKLDRLGTDGVRALLGAGRKDDSGDFTGGAGLSDTQADVVMGFMQAKGATGTATVDALRALVTGSAIGLDGVAELDTIEGLLAAGGYGPDRIEIDPSVVRGLGYYTGPVFEAELTFEILDDKGRKRQFGSVAGGGRYDDLVKRFTGQEVPATGVSIGVDRLLAALHAKGRLDAKSDGPVVVTVMDRARMAEYQAMVAELRQAGIRAEVYLGNPKNFGNQLKYADRRNSPVAIIAGGDEFDNGLVQIKDLILGAEIAEHATHEEWKDRPSQIEVPRGELVAQVQSILKSRR; encoded by the coding sequence ATGGCCAAGCCCAAAAAGACCCCCCGCCCCAAGGCCGAAACGCCCAAGGGTTTCCGTGATTATTTTGGCGCAGAAGTCACGCAGCGCGCTGATATGCTTGCTAAGATTGCCAGCGTCTACAGCCGCTATGGCTTTGATGCGTTGGAAAGTGCCGGTGTTGAGACGGTCGAAGCTTTGGGCAAGTTCCTGCCCGATGTTGACCGCCCAAACGAAGGTGTTTTTGCCTGGCAAGAAGATGCAGAGGCTGACAAACCCGGCGATTGGCTCGCGTTGCGTTACGACCTGACGGCACCGTTAGCCCGCGTCTACGCGCAGCACCGCAATGACTTGCCGACGCCCTACCGCCGCTATGCCATGGGTCCTGTCTGGCGAAATGAAAAGCCGGGTCCGGGGCGGTTTCGTCAGTTTTATCAATGCGATGCGGATACTGTCGGTGCCTCCAGTGTGGCCGCTGACGCCGAGATTTGCGCAATGCTGGCTGACTGCCTCGAAGAGGTTGGCATCGAGCGTGGTGACTACATTGTTCGTGTGAATAACCGCAAAGTGCTTAGCGGTGTGATGGAAGTCGCAGGGCTTTCTGGGGACGACAAAGAAGCGGAGCGCGGCATCGTGCTACGTGCGATCGATAAGCTCGACCGCCTTGGCACGGACGGTGTTCGTGCATTGCTTGGCGCAGGTCGCAAAGATGACAGCGGCGATTTCACTGGTGGTGCAGGGCTGTCTGATACGCAGGCAGACGTGGTCATGGGCTTTATGCAGGCCAAAGGTGCGACTGGAACCGCAACGGTTGATGCTTTGCGCGCCCTCGTGACTGGCTCCGCAATTGGCCTCGACGGTGTGGCAGAGCTTGATACCATCGAAGGGTTGCTTGCGGCAGGCGGGTATGGCCCCGACCGGATCGAGATCGACCCCTCGGTTGTGCGCGGACTTGGCTATTATACCGGTCCTGTTTTTGAAGCAGAGCTCACCTTTGAAATCCTCGATGACAAAGGACGCAAGCGGCAGTTTGGGTCTGTTGCGGGGGGCGGGCGCTATGACGATCTCGTTAAGCGTTTCACCGGCCAGGAAGTGCCGGCAACGGGTGTTTCCATCGGTGTAGACCGGTTGTTGGCCGCATTGCACGCCAAGGGGCGTCTGGATGCGAAATCGGACGGTCCCGTGGTTGTAACGGTGATGGATCGCGCGCGGATGGCCGAGTATCAGGCGATGGTAGCTGAACTGCGGCAGGCCGGGATCCGGGCAGAAGTTTATTTGGGCAACCCTAAAAACTTTGGCAACCAGTTGAAATACGCAGATCGTCGCAACAGCCCTGTCGCGATTATTGCGGGCGGCGATGAGTTCGATAATGGTTTGGTTCAGATCAAAGACCTGATCTTGGGCGCAGAAATTGCCGAACACGCGACGCATGAAGAGTGGAAAGACCGCCCCAGCCAGATCGAGGTGCCGCGTGGCGAATTGGTTGCCCAAGTGCAATCGATCCTCAAGAGCCGCCGCTGA
- a CDS encoding SlyX family protein yields MEQLEEQIAHMTRTVDDLSDIVARQELEITALTRRVEMLMRREGQREASGAGGIVVGDERPPHY; encoded by the coding sequence ATGGAACAGCTTGAAGAACAGATTGCGCACATGACGCGGACGGTCGATGACCTGTCGGATATTGTGGCCCGCCAAGAGCTTGAGATTACAGCGCTAACCCGCCGTGTTGAGATGCTGATGCGCCGCGAAGGTCAGCGTGAGGCTTCCGGTGCCGGCGGTATCGTCGTTGGTGACGAACGGCCACCCCACTACTAA